A stretch of Prunus dulcis chromosome 6, ALMONDv2, whole genome shotgun sequence DNA encodes these proteins:
- the LOC117632644 gene encoding putative oxidoreductase TDA3 encodes MRHMAVASPLLTSPPTVSPFLRQTRSYKRTLIRSSSSASSPMDLHHPKRVVVCGGGVIGVCTAYFLAKSGAAVTLVEKSSVACAASGKAGGFLALDWCDGGPLSSLARASFNLHRSLAQELDGPNSYGYRSLTTLSLTVTESQSSKPSGKSALPSWVDGPGRSPRTIGTTETTAQVHPQLFTRTLISKAAEDYGVDVVIGKLEHLGVDNGRVSSVVLEGGRVIDSDAVVLALGPWCGKFELLSSLFRVYGIKAHSIVLEPKEPEAITPHALFLSYYPSQGGKPLDPEVYPRPTGEVYVCGMSAEAEIPDDPEQIVGNPESIEVLRGVASSVSSHLREGEAQVKAEQACFLPCTDDGVPVIGEVPGVKGCYVATGHNCWGILNGPATGAAVAELVLDGKASIVDLSRFSPARFAGLKKG; translated from the exons ATGCGCCATATGGCGGTGGCATCACCGCTTTTAACCTCACCACCAACAGTATCTCCATTTCTCCGACAAACCCGAAGCTACAAAAGGACCTTGATCCGGTCGTCCTCATCAGCATCATCGCCAATGGACCTTCACCACCCAAAACGAGTCGTCGTATGCGGCGGCGGCGTCATCGGCGTATGCACCGCTTACTTCTTAGCCAAAAGCGGCGCCGCCGTAACCCTCGTCGAGAAATCCTCCGTGGCTTGCGCTGCCTCCGGAAAAGCCGGCGGCTTCCTCGCCCTCGATTGGTGCGACGGCGGGCCCCTCAGTTCCCTCGCCCGTGCCAGCTTCAACCTCCACCGTTCGCTTGCTCAAGAACTCGACGGCCCCAATTCTTACGGCTACCGATCCCTCACCACTCTCAGCCTCACCGTCACAGAGTCTCAGAGCTCGAAACCCTCCGGAAAGTCCGCTTTGCCGTCTTGGGTTGATGGGCCGGGTCGGAGTCCGAGAACCATCGGGACCACGGAGACCACGGCCCAGGTCCATCCTCAGCTCTTTACCCGGACCTTGATTTCGAAGGCGGCGGAGGATTATGGCGTCGACGTGGTGATTGGGAAATTGGAGCACTTGGGAGTGGACAATGGGCGAGTGAGCTCGGTGGTTTTGGAGGGAGGACGAGTGATTGACTCGGACGCTGTCGTTTTGGCGCTGGGGCCATGGTGTGGGAAATTTGAGCTGTTGTCGTCGTTGTTCAGAGTGTACGGTATAAAGGCTCATAGCATTGTGTTGGAGCCTAAAGAACCTGAGGCTATAACCCCTCATGCGCTTTTCCTGAGTTACTATCCGTCTCAAGGAGGAAAGCCCTTGGACCCAGAAGTGTACCCTCGCCCCACAG GTGAGGTGTATGTGTGTGGGATGTCCGCAGAGGCAGAGATACCGGATGATCCAGAGCAAATAGTGGGCAATCCGGAGTCGATAGAGGTGCTGAGAGGGGTGGCAAGCAGTGTGTCAAGCCATTTGAGAGAAGGAGAGGCACAGGTGAAGGCAGAGCAAGCATGTTTCCTGCCCTGTACTGATGATGGTGTCCCTGTGATTGGGGAGGTGCCAGGGGTTAAGGGGTGTTATGTGGCTACTGGGCATAATTGTTGGGGGATTCTGAATGGTCCTGCCACTGGAGCTGCTGTGGCTGAGCTTGTGCTGGATGGGAAAGCTAGCATCGTAGATCTCAGTCGGTTTAGTCCGGCAAGATTTGCTGGGCTTAAGAAGGGTTAA